The proteins below are encoded in one region of Helianthus annuus cultivar XRQ/B chromosome 2, HanXRQr2.0-SUNRISE, whole genome shotgun sequence:
- the LOC118488397 gene encoding uncharacterized protein LOC118488397 codes for MKNYNVKESWELLPQRDRDHDKKYDSVHFFNSGLPKDVDASWFCSAMEHKYWLHMDPHYYYIHAPIFVKSLVSPYVNGRRQRSAMIGELDSPGLRSLLPWNDTDAPIFVRSLVSLHVNMERPKQASNNKRIAKVINQGKSFFSWIKCLISMLLKPSRREVSRYESIFQ; via the exons ATGAAAAACTACAATGTAAAAGAGTCGTGGGAACTACTACCACAACGAGATCGTGATCATGACAAGAAGTATGATAGTGTACACTTCTTTAATTCGGGATTACCCAAGGATGTTGATGCATCATGGTTTTGTAGTGCTATGGAACATAAATATTGGCTGCATATGGATCCCCATTACTATTATATTCATGCTCCTATTTTTGTGAAGAGCCTTGTATCTCCCTATGTTAATGGGAGGCGCCAGAGGAGTGCCATGATTGGTGAATTAGATTCGCCTGGCCTTCGTTCTCTTCTCCCTTGGAATGATACAGATGCACCTATATTTGTGCGGAGCCTTGTATCTCTGCATGTTAATATGGAGAGACCAAAACAGGCAAGTAACAACAAGAGGATTGCCAAG GTGATTAATCAAGGGAAGTCCTTCTTCTCCTGGATCAAATGCCTGATTTCGATGTTGTTGAAGCCGTCAAGAAGAGAAGTGTCGCGCTATGAATCTATCTTCCAATAG